A segment of the Streptosporangiales bacterium genome:
CGCGTTCCACGAGGAGGTCATCGACGCGGCCGTCGCGACCGGCGCGCACATCCTCAGCGAGAAGCCGATGGCCGACACCATGGCCGGCTGCGTGCGTATCCACCGCAAGGTGAATGCGGCGGGGCTGAAGATGGCCGTGACGATGAGCCACCGCTTCGACCGCGACAAGCAGACGCTGCAGCAGGCGGTACGCGACGGGAGATACGGCCAGCTTGCGTACGTCGTCTACCGGTTCACGCACGCGGCCCGGCATTTCGGCGACTGGGGTGAGTTCCGGCACCGGATCCCCGACCCGCTGCTGGTCGAGGGCTCCGTCCACCACCTCGACATCCTTCGCGCGGTCACCGGCGCCGACGCGGCGCGCGTCTACGCCGTCACCTGGAACCCGCCGTGGGGCGAGTACGCGGGCGACTCGACGGCGCTGGTGACACTGGAGATGACCGACGGCACCCGGGCGATCTACGAGGGTGCCAAGGCGAACGCGTCGACCCTCAACGGCTGGACCGGCGACTACATCAGGGCCGAGTGCGAGAATGGCACGCTCGAGCTCGACCGCAGGGCCCTGCGGCTGCTGCGCTCGGACGGCGGGGCGCCGCCGTCCGCCACCGACCTGCCGCTCCTCGACGAGCCGCACGCATGGATGAATCCCTGGCTCGCCGAGCAGTT
Coding sequences within it:
- a CDS encoding gfo/Idh/MocA family oxidoreductase — its product is MTAPLRLVHVGLGGWGTYWAREVLPHLTAAANVTVAAAVDVDESRHAIAIEHLGLPADRCYTDVRKALAEHDADFVTVVVPPAFHEEVIDAAVATGAHILSEKPMADTMAGCVRIHRKVNAAGLKMAVTMSHRFDRDKQTLQQAVRDGRYGQLAYVVYRFTHAARHFGDWGEFRHRIPDPLLVEGSVHHLDILRAVTGADAARVYAVTWNPPWGEYAGDSTALVTLEMTDGTRAIYEGAKANASTLNGWTGDYIRAECENGTLELDRRALRLLRSDGGAPPSATDLPLLDEPHAWMNPWLAEQFCDWLRGGPAPECTVDDNLQCSALLYATIESAHTGAPVDVQDFLARHLDG